TGATCCCGGTTTGAGACCTTGAATGAGCGTCTTCTGAACATCGTCTGTTCAAACATGCCAAGCGGTGTTCCGGGAAAATCCCGCTTTCGAACGGTAGTGCGGTTATCGTGAAGGAGATAAGGAATACCTGCAGAGATGACGTGACACTGCATCTGTTTGAAATCAATTTCCACAATCATCGAAGCCGCGAAATCCTCATTATCAAAATGATTCAGGTAATATTGATTCATCCGCTTCAAGATCCCCTCGGCATTGACCCGGTCATTTTGAACAGAGGCCTCAAACAGGGAATGAAGAGAAGCCATTTGCATGGACGTGTAAATCCCATGCCCCATGATATCGATCAGATAGACAATCAACCGCTGCCTTTTCTGGTCAAAATAATACCCGAAGGAGTCACCGCTTAACTTAAAATGAGGGTAATAATAATAATCGAGTTCATAGCGGTAATCGGTAATGCGATCAGGCAACATGTTGCGCTGGAGTTTTGCCGCCTGTTCAAGTTCGAGCAGCAGCTTCACAGACTCTGAGATGTCACGGCCAATATAGAGTACACCGACAACTTCCATCTTGGGACTGTAACGGGGAACCATGCGCCATTCAAACTGCGTAATCGATTGGTTCAAAGCATCCTTATAAGTGCAAAAGGAAACTTCCCGACTGGCCTTGACTTCATCCATCACTTTCAGCCATTGTCCTGTTGACCAGTTGAACAGGTTTTTCACTTCCAGATGGGTTGGATCGAATGCTTCTGCTTTGGCATATTCCGTTAAAAAAGCATTGTTCCAATGTTTGATCCGGCCGTCGAGACCCGTTTCAAAACCGGGGGATGAGAGTTGTTTCAGCCAGGGATTTTCCAGGGGAGAATCCTTAGTTTGTCCAATCGGTGAACTGCCAAGACGCCTTCCTGCGTCGAGCATGGCTGATTGAAAAACGGCTGGGATATCGGTCATGATACGCATTCCTTTCTTTTGGAAGAGCTGACGGATTTATTCAAAATCAAAGACGGTTGTCAGGCGCGTCATCTCAAATACTTCATAGACCGGCCCTTTTGCATGGCGGATCTTCAAATGACCACCCCTTTCCTTCGTCCGTTTATGAATGGCAACGAGGATGCCGATCCCTGCTGAATCAATAAAAGAGAGACGTTCCATATCAATAATAAACCAGGAATGCCCTTCTTCAATTTTCTGATACAGCTGTTCGCGAAGATCTGCCGCATCTGTAACTGTCAGTTCATCGTATAGCGTGACAAGCACATGCTCGTCTTGCGTTGTTAGATCTTTCAACATGTCTTGAAACTCCTTTTCGATAAAACTCATAGATTATATTCCCTCTGAAACAGGCCATAAACGTTGACTCACCCTAAACAGATGATCGGATTTCACATCTCGTTGTAGAGGGGAAGTTCAATTGTGACGGTTGTCCCCTCACCTTCGACAGAATCGAAGGTGAGTTGGCCATGATGGAGGTCGACAATCTGTTTGACAATGGACAGGCCAATGCCGACACCCCCTTCGGCACGGCTTCTGGATTTTTCTACTCGGAAAAACCGTTCTGTCAGAAAAGGCAGCTGTTCCTGAGAGATTCCTTGCCCGTTGTCGCGGACTTCGACGACAGCCGATTTTTCACGTTTTGATGCCTGGACAAAGATGTGGCTTTTTGGCTCTGTATAGCAAGTGGCGTTATCGAGAAGGTTGATGAAAATCTGCAGCAGACGGTCTTCTGTTCCATTGACAATCAACTCTTCATCAAGGTGGAGTTCGATGGTCTGCTGTTTTTCCTGGCGTTTCAAAGCGGTGTTCCGCACGGCATCTTCAATGATTTCAGAGAGGACCAAGGGTGAAAATTCGATTTCATCCTCGTTTGCTTTTTCCAATTTGGTCAAGTCGATTAACTGATTGACGAGACGATTCATCCGGTGAGCTTCTTTATGAATGATCGTGGCATATTCCGTGCTGATGGCTTGTTCTTTACAATGGTTCTCCAGCAGTTCACTGTACCCCTGAATGTAGCTGAGTGGGGTGCGGAGTTCGTGTGAAATATTTTGAATAAAGGCACGTTTCTTTTCTTCTTCTTGAGCAAGAGCATCAGCCAGCTGTTTGAATGAAACAGCCAGATCTGAGAGTTCATTTTCCACGTGGATATCGATCGGGGTGTCGAATCGCCCCTTGGACAGTTCTTTTGAAACATGTTCGAGTTCCGTTATTGGTGAAATAAACTCCTTTTGCACACGTTTCATGACGATAAATAATAAGAGGACAAAAAGCGAACCGATGATGACTACAAACGGAAGTATCTGATAGAAAGCGGTCTGAATCTCTGCAACAGGCCGGTATAAAATGATGACGGCATCGAGATAACCGCTTTCCATGACCGGTGCAACTTTACCGAGTATGCGTTCGTTCAGAGCCCCGTGGTCTCTCATGATCGTAATGACTTCACCGTTTAACAGCCGGTTGCGTTCAATTTGATTGATGACCAGTTCATCCTCCGGGTCAGCGAGGGGAATGGCTGCGCCAAGCATCATCGGATCACTGCTAACAATTGCTTCCATGGGCGTGGACTCGATTGTCCAGTTCAGACGCTCCTCGAATATTTCCATATCCCCGGAATCATAAAGATCCTGAAGGGTGAGAATCTGTTCCTCGAGGTATCCGGATTCCCCTTCAAGGTAGAGATTTTCATATAAATAGAAGGTGACGGACGCCACAAGGCCCGCCACGATAACCAGAAAGAGTAAAAACAGAAACCAGGCTTTCTTTTTCATCGGATAATACCGGCTCATCTGTGCGTCTCCAATTTGTAACCGATCCCCCAGACTGTCTGAATATGTGTACCGGCTTCACCCAATTTCAATCGCAATGTTTTCACATGCGTGTCCACTGTCCTTGAGGAGGCACTTAAATAATCCAACCCCAAAATCGATTCGAGCAACTGCTCTCTTGTAAACACCTGTTCAGGATGTTTCATAAAAAGCTCGAGAATTTCGAATTCTTTTTTCGTGAGCGCGACCGTTTTGTCATCTACAAGAACTTTTTTAGACTTGATATAGAGCTGAATATTCTCGAACTGATAGTTTTCTGGTTCTTTTGAAATCGCCTCTCCATTGTGATGCATCGGATAAACGTTGGAACGGCGTAAAATGGCTTCGATTCTGGCCAAAAGTTCCTCGCGTCCGAACGGTTTCGTTAAATAGTCATCCGCTCCAGCTTTTAACCCTTCCACTTTATCTGTTTCCGCAGATTTTGCCGTGAGCATCAGGACAGGAAGGTCTGACTGTTTCCGAAGAATATCAAGTGTTTCATACCCATCCAGTTTAGGCATCATCACATCCAAAATAATGAAATCTGCCTGGTGATACTCAATTCGTTGAATGGCTTCAAAGCCGTTGGAAGCTTCTAAGACATGATAGCCTTCGGCTTCGAGAATACTGCGGATCATTTCTCTCATTTGCTGTTCATCGTCGACAACAAGGACGGATGGCTTGTTTTGTTCAGGTTGTTTTGTCATGGGTTTGTTCCCTCCAGTATAATCATTGAATGCGGGCCCGGCCGAACCGGGATGGAATGGTTCAAGTCTAATGTGTTTTTGTCCACTCGGATCAGTTCATGTCCATCAAGCGTGGTGATCAGATAGTCGTCTTGATACTGGCTGCTGAAATAGGGATTGAATGAAACGTCCTGTTCAGCTGTGATTTGCATACGGTTCAAATCGATTTGAGAGATGGTATGGGAACCGTGATTCATGACCAGAACGTGGTTTTTTGAAGGATTGTATTCAAAAAACACGGGCATCAGACCGGTCTCAATCTGTTTTTGTTCTTCTTGATCAGGTAAAGACGCAATGTGCACTTCACGATTCAGATCGCCACCGGTACCGTGCCCGCCAATGAAAAGCTGATTGTCCACCACAAGCAGTCCGTTTGGCCGATCGAGTACGTGAAACGCATCCAGCTGTTGAAGACTTTGCCGGTCAAACACCTCAATTTGGTGATCGTAGACGTTTGCCAGAAACAGTTGGTCAAGGTCCCGTGAATAGGTAAGCGAACCCGGATGTTCACCGGTATCAACCTGCTCCACCTGAATATTACCGGTGTCGTCATCACAATACAGTATTCTGTATAACGTATTATACAATGAATTGCTGGCATACAGCTCCATCGTCTCAGGGATGTAATAGAGGTGATTGATCCCTTCTTCCAGGGAGACCAGGCTTTCAAATGAACCGATGTTCTTGTCGTAATAAAACAGGTCGGTCTGATCTTGGCCGGCGATCACAAAGGTATCGAGGTGTTCGAGGTAGACCATATCCGAAATGACAAATGGCAGCTCGATTTCCTTTTGAATTTCATTGGTTTCAAGATCTACAAGGGTTAATAACGGTTCTTTGATATGTGCAATCAGAACACTGTCGTTTTCAGGTGAGGTAAAACCGGATAATTGTCCGTTGTTTTGCTCACATGAAATGAAAAACATAGCGAATAATGGAATCAGACAGTATAATAAGTAATGTGGCATTTTGTTCCCCCCTTCAGGTGCCGCTGAGGGCACGTTATGCACTCATTCTATTTTACATGTAATTTGAGAACTATTTGTGAAATTACACAAGATTGTAACGAACGATTTCAGTAAAGAAAGAGATGCAAAAAAAAATTCTGCAAATTCGAGAAAATTAACGAATGGAGTCACATTTTTCAGTTGAATGTGGTATTCTGTAAAAAGCGTGTAATCGTGTAGATAAGAAGAACAGAAGAGGTGCATGATATGTTTCGGACAATTAAGAACATTTTTTCCGTAGGTGACCTGCGGAACAAGATTTTATTTACTCTTGCTATTTTATTCGTATTCCGTATCGGGGCGCACATACCGGCTCCAGGCGTGAATGCGGATGTACTCGATTTTGAAGGACTTGCGGCACTGGGCTTTTTGAATACGTTTGGCGGTGGAGCACTTGAGAACTTCTCGATCTTCGCCACCGGCATTATGCCTTATATTACAGCGTCCATTATCGTACAGCTTCTTCGAATGGACGTTGTTCCAAAGTTTGCTGAATGGTCAAAAGAAGGAGATCAGGGCCGGAAGAAGCTTGCTCAGGTGACCCGTTACGGGACCGTTCTCATTGCTTTTGTGCAGGCGCTTGGTCTGTCATTTGGCTTTAACAACATTATGCCAGGACTGGTTCCGAATCCAACCTTCGCAACGTATATGATGATTGCGTTAACCTTGACGGCCGGTACGGCATTTCTCCTGTGGCTGGGTGAACAGATTACAGCCCAGGGTGTAGGAAACGGGATTTCACTGTTGATCTTTGCGGGGATTGCTGCAGGTATTCCAGGCGGCGTCACACAGCTGTATACGATATATATTTACGATGCAGGCGATCAGCTGTTTATGAACCTGATGATTGTTCTGCTCATTCTGCTCGCGATTGTTGCAGTTGTTGTTGGTGTGATCTTCGTCCAGCAGGCGATTCGAAAAGTCCCTGTTCAGTATGCGAAGAAATTAGGCGCAGGCGGCCAGCCAAAAGGTGGTCAAAGCTCGCATATTCCATTGAAAGTTAACTCTGCAGGGGTTATCCCGGTTATCTTTGCCATGTCCCTATTCATCTTTCCACCGACGATTGCGAACTTTTTCGGTGCGGAGTCTGCGTTTGGGCAATGGATCGTGCAGGCATTTGATTATACGAATACCATTGGTATGGCGGTATACGTTCTGCTGATTATCGGATTCACTTACTTCTATACGTTTGTTCAAATGAATCCTGAACAAATGGCAGAGAATTTGAAAAAACAGAATGGCTTCATTCCAGGTATCCGACCAGGAAAAACAACAGAGAAGTACATTACCCGGACATTGTATCGACTGACATTTGTCGGTGCACTCTTCCTGGCATCTGTTTCTATCCTGCCGATGCTATTGACCCGTTTTGCCGGATTACCGCCAGCGGTTCAAATCGGAGGTACAGGTCTCCTGATTGTCGTCGGTGTGGCACTCGATACAATGAAACGTATCGAGAGTCAACTCCTCGACCGTCGTTATACCGGCTTCATGAGACGCCCTTCATAAGAATAATTCAAATCAAAAACAGGACAGCCTCGGCTGTCCTGTTTTTATACGTAGAGGACGATTTAACAGGGCAGAGCAGTCAGTGTCCAAGTGCAGCAGAGTCTTTCGTGGCCAGTTCTCCGTCGAGCCGGGATTTCTGATGATTCATGATCATGTAAGCGGTTAAAAAAATTTATTAAATTCGATTCTTTCCCTTGCACAGATCGAAAAAATTCTTTATAGTAGTAATTGTAAACACTTTGTGACAGTTTCATGCGCAATCGCGCGAAAAATTTTTTGATTAAAAATGAATGAGTATTCATTCAAATGGGGAGAAGGAGGTACTTCATGATTAACCGTATTGGTAAAGTGGCAGTATTGGGATCAGGTATCATGGGTTCCGGCATCGCAGCACACCTCGCGAATGTAGGAATTCCGTCGATTTTGTTCGACATCGTACCGCGGCAATTAACAGACGCTGAAAAGACTAAGGGATTGACCCTTGAAGATGCAGCAGTCCGAAATCGTCTGGCGGCAGAATCGATCGAACAATTGAAGAAACAGAAGCCGGCTCCGCTGGCGAAGAAAACGAACATCGACATGATTGAACCTGCAAACATGGAAGACCACATGGAACGGCTGCAGGAAGTGGACTGGATCGTTGAAGTGGTGGTGGAAAACCTCGAGATCAAACAAAAAGTTTATGAGAATGTTGAAAAGTACCGTAAAGCCGGCAGTATCGTCACTTCAAACACGTCAGGTATTTCAATCGAAGCGATGACAGAGGGGCGAACAGAGGAATTCAAGAAGCACTTCCTCGGTACACACTTTTTTAATCCGCCCCGCTACCTGAAACTGTTGGAAATCATACCGACAAAAGCGACCGACCCGGATGTCGTGAGCTTCATGAAATCGTTTGGTGAAAATACGTTGGGAAAAGGGATCGTTGAAGCGAAGGATACACCGAACTTTATCGGGAACCGGATCGGCACCTATGGACTGTTGGTGACAGTACGGGAAATGGTGAAAGGCGGTTATTCCATTGGTGAAGTGGATTCGGTTACAGGGCCATCTCTCGGCAGACCGAAGAGCGCTACGTTCAGAACCCTTGATGTTGTAGGACTTGACACGTTTCTTCACGTAGCAAAAAATGCTTACGACAAAGTGGAGGGCGCTGAACAGGATGTCTTCGATCCACCGGCATTCATGCAGGAAATGAATGAGAAGAAAATGCTTGGAAGCAAAACGGGCAAAGGCTTTTACTATAAGAAAAAGACCGATCAGGGCAGTGAAATCCTTGAGCTTGATTATGAAACGATGGAATACGTTGAGCGTAAAAAATTGAAAGCGCCCTCTGTCGAACAAAGCAAACAGGCGAAAGGAAAAGCGAATAAAATCAAAGCGCTTGTTTATGCAGATGACCGGGCTGGACAGCTGGTTTGGAATATTCTGAAGCCTACCTTGATTTATGCCGCAGAGAAGGCTGAAGAAATTGCCAATAACATCCGCGATATTGATAACGCGATGAAATGGGGCTTCGGCTGGGAACTCGGACCTTTTGAAACATGGGATGCCATGGGTGTCGAGAAATCCGTTGCCAAGATGAAAGAGGAAGGCGAGACCGTTCCCAAGTGGGTTGAGGACATGCTTGCCTCCGGTAAAACATCTTTTTATGAATCCCGGACAAGTTACTACCACAAAGGTGAGTATACAGAAGCGGATATTAATCCGAAGGAAATTCACATCAAAACGTTAAAAGCAGATGACACCAACATCATTATGAAAAACGCAGGTGCGTCGCTGGTTGATATCGGTGATGACATCGCCGTCCTGGAATTCACATCACCGAATAATTCCATCGGCCTTGACGTCCTGCAGATGATCAAAAAATCTGTGGATGAGGTAGAAAAAAATTACAAAGGCCTCGTGATCAATAATCAGGGCAAAAATTTCTGTGTAGGTGCAAACCTGATGATGATTTTGATGGAAGCGCAGGATATGAACTATCCGGAAATTGATCTCGTCGTCAGGCAGTTCCAGCAGTCCATGGCTAAAATCCGCTATTCCGCAAAACCGGTCGTTGCAGCACCATTCCAGATGACGCTCGGCGGCGGTACGGAGATCTGTCTGCCATCATCAGCGATCCAGGCTTCACCTGAGACGTACATGGGGCTGGTGGAATTCGGAGTCGGTCTGATACCAGGCGGTGGCGGAAACAAGGAACTTTACTTGCGTGAAGTGAACCGTCTGCCGGAAGGTGCGAATATCGACTTGCAGTCCATTGCGAATAAAGTGTTTGAAACCATTGCGATGGCTAAAGTGAGCACCAGTGGCCAGGAAGCCGAAGAACTCGGGTTTATCCGGCCGGTTGATGCCATCAGTAAAAATGGTGATCATCTCTTGCATGACGCCAAGAAACAAGCGCTGCATCTCTTTGACAGCGGTTATCAGCCACCGAAACGGGACAAAATCCCGGTCGTGGGGGAAACAGGCTATGCCACGATGCTCCTTGGAGCCAAGACATTGAAGTTTGGCAACTATATCTCTGATCACGATTTGAAGATTGCAGAGAAATTGGCCTTTGTACTGGCCGGGGGACGAGTAGCAAAAGGGACGAAAGTGGATGAACAATATTTACTGGACCTCGAGCGGGAAGCGTTCCTGAGTCTCGTAGCCGAACCGAAAACCCAGCAGCGCATGCAGCATATGCTGACAAAAGGAAAGCCATTACGCAACTGATCAGCTGAGCGCCTGATGAGTTCTGCACATTCAGAATTGAAGAAGGAAGGAGCGATCCTCCTTCTTCAAAAGGAGGGGAATTTCTTGAAAGAAGCTGTAATCGTTTCAGGTGCCAGGACACCTGTAGGAAAAGCAAAAAAAGGAACACTTGCTCACGTCAGACCAGACGACCTTGGAGCTTTGACCATTAAAGAAACGCTCAAACGGGCGAATGATTTCGATCCATCCCGCATTGATGATGTGATTATCGGTTGTGCCATGCCGGAAGCGGAACAAGGCATGAACATGGCGAGAAATATCTCAGCAATTGCAGGGTTGCCTGAACAGGTTCCGGCAATCACGATCAACCGCTATTGTTCATCCGGCTTACAGAGCATTGCCTATGCCGCTGAACGGATCATGCTGGGAAAAGCCTCAGCGATCATCGCCGGGGGCGCCGAATCCATGACAATGATCCCGATGGGTGGACATGTGATCGCACCGAATCCGACGCTGGTGGAAAATGCACCGGAATATTACATGGGCATGGGCAACACGGCCGAAGAAGTGGCAACACGGTACGGTGTAACCCGTGAAGATCAGGACGCCTTTGCGGTAGAGAGCCATAAAAGAGCCAGCAGAGCGGTTAAAGAAGGCAAGTTCAAAGATGAGATCGTACCCGTTCCGGTGACGCATCGATCTGTCGACGCGAACCATAAGCTGGTGGAAAAAGAAGTGATGTTTGATACGGATGAAGGCTTCCGTGAAGATACAAGCGTAGAGGCTTTAGCAAAATTGAAGCCGGCGTTTAATCAGGCAGGCGGCACCGTAACCGCTGGTAATGCATCACAGATGAGTGATGGGGCGGCATCTGTTCTGGTGATGGACCGGGAAGAGGCTGAAAAAGAAGGGCTGACCCCAATGGCGAAATTTCTCTCTTATGAAGTAGCGGGCGTTGCGCCCGATGTCATGGGAATCGGGCCGGTTGAAGCCATCCCGAAGGCGGTGAAGGCCGCCGGATTGTCCATGGATGATATCGGACTTTACGAGCTCAACGAAGCTT
This Salisediminibacterium beveridgei DNA region includes the following protein-coding sequences:
- the secY gene encoding preprotein translocase subunit SecY; this translates as MFRTIKNIFSVGDLRNKILFTLAILFVFRIGAHIPAPGVNADVLDFEGLAALGFLNTFGGGALENFSIFATGIMPYITASIIVQLLRMDVVPKFAEWSKEGDQGRKKLAQVTRYGTVLIAFVQALGLSFGFNNIMPGLVPNPTFATYMMIALTLTAGTAFLLWLGEQITAQGVGNGISLLIFAGIAAGIPGGVTQLYTIYIYDAGDQLFMNLMIVLLILLAIVAVVVGVIFVQQAIRKVPVQYAKKLGAGGQPKGGQSSHIPLKVNSAGVIPVIFAMSLFIFPPTIANFFGAESAFGQWIVQAFDYTNTIGMAVYVLLIIGFTYFYTFVQMNPEQMAENLKKQNGFIPGIRPGKTTEKYITRTLYRLTFVGALFLASVSILPMLLTRFAGLPPAVQIGGTGLLIVVGVALDTMKRIESQLLDRRYTGFMRRPS
- a CDS encoding STAS domain-containing protein, which gives rise to MLKDLTTQDEHVLVTLYDELTVTDAADLREQLYQKIEEGHSWFIIDMERLSFIDSAGIGILVAIHKRTKERGGHLKIRHAKGPVYEVFEMTRLTTVFDFE
- a CDS encoding 3-hydroxyacyl-CoA dehydrogenase/enoyl-CoA hydratase family protein, whose protein sequence is MINRIGKVAVLGSGIMGSGIAAHLANVGIPSILFDIVPRQLTDAEKTKGLTLEDAAVRNRLAAESIEQLKKQKPAPLAKKTNIDMIEPANMEDHMERLQEVDWIVEVVVENLEIKQKVYENVEKYRKAGSIVTSNTSGISIEAMTEGRTEEFKKHFLGTHFFNPPRYLKLLEIIPTKATDPDVVSFMKSFGENTLGKGIVEAKDTPNFIGNRIGTYGLLVTVREMVKGGYSIGEVDSVTGPSLGRPKSATFRTLDVVGLDTFLHVAKNAYDKVEGAEQDVFDPPAFMQEMNEKKMLGSKTGKGFYYKKKTDQGSEILELDYETMEYVERKKLKAPSVEQSKQAKGKANKIKALVYADDRAGQLVWNILKPTLIYAAEKAEEIANNIRDIDNAMKWGFGWELGPFETWDAMGVEKSVAKMKEEGETVPKWVEDMLASGKTSFYESRTSYYHKGEYTEADINPKEIHIKTLKADDTNIIMKNAGASLVDIGDDIAVLEFTSPNNSIGLDVLQMIKKSVDEVEKNYKGLVINNQGKNFCVGANLMMILMEAQDMNYPEIDLVVRQFQQSMAKIRYSAKPVVAAPFQMTLGGGTEICLPSSAIQASPETYMGLVEFGVGLIPGGGGNKELYLREVNRLPEGANIDLQSIANKVFETIAMAKVSTSGQEAEELGFIRPVDAISKNGDHLLHDAKKQALHLFDSGYQPPKRDKIPVVGETGYATMLLGAKTLKFGNYISDHDLKIAEKLAFVLAGGRVAKGTKVDEQYLLDLEREAFLSLVAEPKTQQRMQHMLTKGKPLRN
- a CDS encoding response regulator transcription factor, producing the protein MTKQPEQNKPSVLVVDDEQQMREMIRSILEAEGYHVLEASNGFEAIQRIEYHQADFIILDVMMPKLDGYETLDILRKQSDLPVLMLTAKSAETDKVEGLKAGADDYLTKPFGREELLARIEAILRRSNVYPMHHNGEAISKEPENYQFENIQLYIKSKKVLVDDKTVALTKKEFEILELFMKHPEQVFTREQLLESILGLDYLSASSRTVDTHVKTLRLKLGEAGTHIQTVWGIGYKLETHR
- a CDS encoding YncE family protein, which produces MPHYLLYCLIPLFAMFFISCEQNNGQLSGFTSPENDSVLIAHIKEPLLTLVDLETNEIQKEIELPFVISDMVYLEHLDTFVIAGQDQTDLFYYDKNIGSFESLVSLEEGINHLYYIPETMELYASNSLYNTLYRILYCDDDTGNIQVEQVDTGEHPGSLTYSRDLDQLFLANVYDHQIEVFDRQSLQQLDAFHVLDRPNGLLVVDNQLFIGGHGTGGDLNREVHIASLPDQEEQKQIETGLMPVFFEYNPSKNHVLVMNHGSHTISQIDLNRMQITAEQDVSFNPYFSSQYQDDYLITTLDGHELIRVDKNTLDLNHSIPVRPGPHSMIILEGTNP
- a CDS encoding acetyl-CoA C-acetyltransferase encodes the protein MKEAVIVSGARTPVGKAKKGTLAHVRPDDLGALTIKETLKRANDFDPSRIDDVIIGCAMPEAEQGMNMARNISAIAGLPEQVPAITINRYCSSGLQSIAYAAERIMLGKASAIIAGGAESMTMIPMGGHVIAPNPTLVENAPEYYMGMGNTAEEVATRYGVTREDQDAFAVESHKRASRAVKEGKFKDEIVPVPVTHRSVDANHKLVEKEVMFDTDEGFREDTSVEALAKLKPAFNQAGGTVTAGNASQMSDGAASVLVMDREEAEKEGLTPMAKFLSYEVAGVAPDVMGIGPVEAIPKAVKAAGLSMDDIGLYELNEAFASQSLQVIRELKLDPEKVNVNGGAIAMGHPLGCTGTKLTLTLLHEMKRRGEKYGVVTMCIGGGMGAAGVFELL
- a CDS encoding sensor histidine kinase: MSRYYPMKKKAWFLFLLFLVIVAGLVASVTFYLYENLYLEGESGYLEEQILTLQDLYDSGDMEIFEERLNWTIESTPMEAIVSSDPMMLGAAIPLADPEDELVINQIERNRLLNGEVITIMRDHGALNERILGKVAPVMESGYLDAVIILYRPVAEIQTAFYQILPFVVIIGSLFVLLLFIVMKRVQKEFISPITELEHVSKELSKGRFDTPIDIHVENELSDLAVSFKQLADALAQEEEKKRAFIQNISHELRTPLSYIQGYSELLENHCKEQAISTEYATIIHKEAHRMNRLVNQLIDLTKLEKANEDEIEFSPLVLSEIIEDAVRNTALKRQEKQQTIELHLDEELIVNGTEDRLLQIFINLLDNATCYTEPKSHIFVQASKREKSAVVEVRDNGQGISQEQLPFLTERFFRVEKSRSRAEGGVGIGLSIVKQIVDLHHGQLTFDSVEGEGTTVTIELPLYNEM
- a CDS encoding SpoIIE family protein phosphatase; translated protein: MTDIPAVFQSAMLDAGRRLGSSPIGQTKDSPLENPWLKQLSSPGFETGLDGRIKHWNNAFLTEYAKAEAFDPTHLEVKNLFNWSTGQWLKVMDEVKASREVSFCTYKDALNQSITQFEWRMVPRYSPKMEVVGVLYIGRDISESVKLLLELEQAAKLQRNMLPDRITDYRYELDYYYYPHFKLSGDSFGYYFDQKRQRLIVYLIDIMGHGIYTSMQMASLHSLFEASVQNDRVNAEGILKRMNQYYLNHFDNEDFAASMIVEIDFKQMQCHVISAGIPYLLHDNRTTVRKRDFPGTPLGMFEQTMFRRRSFKVSNRDQLILGSDGFFDALEHYEFPDSGNRDDWLRFMHQVSLSGRSKDDVTSILLTLK